A window from Peromyscus eremicus chromosome 1, PerEre_H2_v1, whole genome shotgun sequence encodes these proteins:
- the LOC131902671 gene encoding vomeronasal type-1 receptor 4-like, with product MLSLSSETGSMTDSELSVRVVILSLTIIGFLGNSLLLYHYLFLYLARYRLRSTDWVLMHLIVANILTVLFKGVPHTMAAFGLTDFLNDTGCKLVFSFHRISRGVCIGSTSFLSVFQATIISPRDYKYSELKINSHKYIHYSMYLNWAIHFLISSINLVHMRAKYGNDSTASLKSYLYCYSVRHDQTSDFLYAALLSAPDILFLGLMLWASVSMVITLYKHKQRMQQMPRANISSRSSPESRASKTILLLVITFVSFYTLSSACQFFVTLVYNTRLSLVHVTAMASLFFPTVCPFLLMSHDSSISSYCLPLKMNRHFPKVSDQELN from the coding sequence ATGCTCAGTCTGAGTTCAGAAACTGGCAGCATGACAGACAGTGAGCTGTCTGTAAGAGTGGTCATCTTGTCTCTGACTATTATTGGATTTCTGGGGAATTCCTTGCTTCTCTACCACTATCTGTTTCTTTACCTAGCAAGGTACAGGTTAAGGTCTACAGACTGGGTTCTGATGCACCTGATTGTAGCCAACATCTTAACTGTCCTATTTAAAGGAGTGCCACACACAATGGCTGCTTTTGGATTGACAGATTTCCTCAATGATACTGGATGCAAATTGGTTTTCTCTTTTCACAGAATAAGTAGGGGTGTTTGTATTGGCAGTACCTCCTTCCTCAGTGTCTTTCAGGCCACCATCATCAGCCCCAGAGATTACAAGTATTCAGAGcttaaaataaattcacacaaGTACATCCATTACTCTATGTACCTGAACTGGGCAATTCATTTCCTTATAAGCAGTATCAATCTTGTGCACATGAGAGCAAAATACGGAAATGATAGCACAGCAAGTCTGAAATCCTATTTATACTGCTATTCTGTCCGTCATGACCAAACCAGTGACTTCCTGTATGCAGCATTGCTGTCAGCTCCTGATATTCTTTTTCTGGGACTTATGCTATGGGCCAGTGTCTCCATGGTCATCACACTGTACAAGCACAAGCAAAGGATGCAGCAAATGCCCAGGGCCAACATCTCCTCCAGATCCTCCCCTGAGTCCAGAGCCTCTAAAACCATTCTTCTCCTGGTCATTACCTTTGTCTCCTTTTACACACTCTCTTCTGCCTGTCAATTTTTTGTGACTCTTGTGTATAATACCAGATTGTCTCTGGTGCATGTGACTGCAATGGCCTCTCTATTTTTCCCCACTGTTTGTCCTTTTCTCCTCATGAGCCATGACTCCTCCATATCCAGCTACTGCCTGCCCTTGAAAATGAACAGACATTTCCCCAAAGTCTCTGACCAAGAGTTAAATTGA